Proteins encoded by one window of Enterococcus faecalis:
- a CDS encoding ABC transporter ATP-binding protein codes for MIQMSDVSKKYGDKFVVSDIDLPISEGKLTAFIGPNGAGKSTLLAMMSRLIPKDTGEIYLDKQEVKTWKQSAFSQKIALLKQANGVQLKLTVRELVNFGRFPYSKGRLKSADHEKVTEALEQLGLTEMAEEYIDTLSGGQLQRAYIAMILAQDTDYILLDEPLNNLDMNYAVQMMQILKRLVDELGKTILIVLHDINFAASYADEIVAMKGGKLYAHGATEEVIQTSILNDLYEMNIRICEIEGKRFCLYH; via the coding sequence ATGATCCAGATGAGTGATGTATCAAAAAAATATGGCGATAAATTTGTCGTTTCAGACATTGATTTACCTATTTCTGAAGGCAAATTAACGGCCTTTATTGGACCAAATGGCGCTGGGAAAAGCACGCTGCTAGCCATGATGAGTCGCTTAATTCCCAAAGATACCGGGGAAATTTATCTGGACAAGCAAGAAGTAAAAACCTGGAAGCAATCGGCTTTTTCACAAAAAATTGCCCTTTTAAAACAAGCCAACGGTGTACAACTTAAATTAACTGTGCGAGAACTGGTCAATTTTGGTCGTTTTCCTTATTCCAAAGGTCGCTTAAAAAGCGCTGACCACGAAAAAGTAACAGAAGCACTGGAACAATTGGGCTTAACTGAAATGGCAGAAGAATACATTGATACCCTTTCTGGGGGCCAATTACAAAGGGCGTATATTGCCATGATTTTAGCCCAAGATACCGATTATATTTTATTGGATGAGCCCTTAAATAACCTCGACATGAATTATGCGGTTCAAATGATGCAGATTCTTAAACGCTTAGTGGATGAACTAGGAAAAACGATTCTGATTGTTCTACATGATATTAATTTTGCCGCAAGCTATGCAGATGAAATTGTCGCCATGAAAGGCGGAAAGCTCTATGCGCATGGCGCAACAGAAGAAGTTATTCAAACAAGTATTTTAAATGATCTTTATGAAATGAATATCCGGATTTGTGAAATTGAAGGAAAACGCTTTTGTCTTTATCACTAA